In Herbaspirillum seropedicae, a single window of DNA contains:
- a CDS encoding aromatic ring-hydroxylating oxygenase subunit alpha yields the protein MFPKNAWYVACTPDEIDSKPLGRQICGEKIVFYRGAGGKVAAVEDFCPHRGAPLSLGFVREGQLVCGYHGLEMGCDGKAISMPGQRVRGFPCIRSYPVEERYGFIWVWPGDKEQADPAQIHHLEWADNPEWAYGGGLYHINCDYRLMIDNLMDLTHETYVHASSIGQKEIDEAPVNTRVEGEQVITSRFMDNIMPPPFWRMALRGNGLADDVPVDRWQICRFSPPSHVMIEVGVAHAGHGGYEAGPEHKASSIVVDFITPETETSHWYFWGMARHFRPQDKELTDTIREGQGKIFGEDREMLELQQANLLRHPERRLLALNIDAGGVQSRKVLDKWLAREAGDGQPAAA from the coding sequence ATGTTCCCCAAGAATGCCTGGTACGTCGCCTGCACACCCGACGAAATCGACAGCAAGCCCCTGGGCCGCCAGATCTGCGGCGAGAAGATCGTGTTCTATCGCGGCGCCGGAGGCAAGGTCGCGGCGGTGGAGGATTTCTGCCCGCACCGCGGCGCGCCGCTGTCCCTGGGCTTCGTCCGCGAGGGCCAACTGGTCTGCGGCTACCACGGCCTGGAAATGGGTTGCGACGGCAAGGCCATCAGCATGCCGGGACAGCGGGTGCGCGGTTTTCCCTGCATCCGCAGCTATCCGGTGGAAGAACGCTACGGCTTCATCTGGGTCTGGCCCGGCGACAAGGAACAGGCCGACCCGGCCCAGATCCATCATCTCGAATGGGCCGACAATCCGGAGTGGGCCTATGGCGGCGGTCTGTATCACATCAATTGCGACTATCGCCTGATGATCGACAACCTCATGGACCTCACCCACGAGACCTACGTCCACGCCTCCAGCATCGGTCAGAAGGAAATCGACGAAGCGCCCGTCAATACCCGCGTCGAGGGCGAGCAGGTCATCACCAGCCGCTTCATGGACAACATCATGCCGCCGCCATTCTGGCGCATGGCCTTGCGCGGCAACGGCCTGGCCGATGATGTGCCGGTGGACCGCTGGCAGATCTGCCGCTTCTCGCCCCCCAGCCACGTGATGATCGAAGTCGGCGTGGCCCATGCCGGTCATGGTGGTTACGAAGCCGGGCCGGAACACAAGGCCTCTTCCATCGTGGTCGACTTCATCACCCCCGAGACCGAAACCTCGCACTGGTATTTCTGGGGCATGGCGCGGCATTTCCGTCCCCAGGACAAGGAGTTAACCGACACCATCCGCGAAGGCCAGGGCAAGATCTTCGGCGAGGACCGCGAGATGCTGGAGTTGCAGCAAGCCAATCTGCTGCGCCATCCCGAGCGCCGCCTGCTGGCGCTCAACATCGATGCCGGCGGCGTGCAATCGCGCAAGGTGCTGGACAAATGGCTGGCGCGCGAAGCCGGCGATGGCCAGCCCGCAGCAGCCTAA
- a CDS encoding PDR/VanB family oxidoreductase: protein MTTLQVKVAARREEAHDIIALELVAVDGAALPAFTAGAHIDVHLPGGLVRQYSLCNAPHEQHRYQIGVLRDVNSRGGSVAVHEALKLGDILTISAPRNQFALVPAQHSLLLAGGIGVTPILCMAEALAAAGASFEMHYCARSPARQAFRERIAASGFAARVVHHYDDGEAAQKLDLDALLAQADPATHLYVCGPAGFIAHVVDTARARGWPEAQVHFEYFGAAPVKADGNGAFEVKLASSGQVYTIPPERTVIQVLCEHGVDVPVSCEQGICGTCLTRVLEGEPDHRDQYLTDEERAANDQFTPCCSRARSALLVLDL, encoded by the coding sequence ATGACGACATTGCAGGTCAAGGTCGCGGCGCGCCGTGAGGAAGCCCACGACATCATCGCTCTGGAGCTGGTCGCCGTGGATGGCGCAGCCTTGCCGGCCTTCACCGCAGGCGCGCATATCGACGTGCATCTGCCGGGTGGACTGGTGCGCCAGTATTCGCTGTGCAATGCCCCGCACGAGCAGCACCGCTACCAGATCGGCGTGCTGCGCGATGTCAATTCGCGTGGCGGTTCGGTGGCGGTGCATGAGGCGCTGAAGCTCGGCGACATCCTCACCATCAGCGCACCGCGCAACCAGTTCGCCCTGGTCCCCGCGCAGCACAGCCTGTTGCTGGCCGGCGGCATCGGTGTCACCCCCATCCTCTGCATGGCCGAGGCCTTGGCCGCTGCGGGCGCTTCCTTCGAGATGCATTACTGCGCCCGTTCTCCTGCGCGCCAGGCGTTTCGCGAACGCATTGCCGCATCGGGATTCGCGGCCCGCGTGGTCCATCATTATGACGACGGCGAGGCGGCGCAAAAGCTCGATCTCGATGCGCTGCTCGCGCAGGCCGATCCTGCCACGCATCTGTACGTCTGCGGTCCCGCCGGCTTCATCGCCCATGTCGTCGATACCGCCCGCGCACGCGGCTGGCCGGAAGCGCAGGTGCATTTCGAATACTTTGGCGCCGCGCCGGTCAAGGCCGATGGCAATGGCGCTTTTGAGGTCAAGCTGGCCAGCAGCGGCCAGGTCTACACCATTCCTCCCGAACGCACGGTCATCCAGGTGCTGTGCGAGCATGGCGTAGACGTGCCGGTCTCCTGCGAGCAGGGCATCTGCGGTACCTGCCTCACCCGCGTGCTGGAGGGCGAGCCTGATCATCGCGACCAGTACCTCACCGATGAAGAACGCGCCGCCAATGACCAGTTCACGCCTTGCTGTTCACGCGCCAGAAGTGCCTTGCTGGTGCTGGATCTGTAG
- a CDS encoding ABC transporter substrate-binding protein, whose translation MSEMINTRRRQVMLAGTALVAGGAPMLARAADVLKVGLIVPMSGPFASTGRQIEAAVKLYQQKYGDSVAGRKVEIVLKDDGGVSPDVTKRLAQELVSREKAQVLMGFGLTPLALAAAPIATQAKAPMIVTAAATSIIPQRSPYIVRTGFTLAQVTAPLASWAAKNGIKSVVTFVSDYGPGLDAEKVFVKTFGEAGGKVMESVRVPLRNPDYAPFLQRVKDAKPQALFVFVPSGEGAAVLKQFTERGLAAAGIRLICTGDVLDDDLMAGIGAAAKDVVSSHHYSAAHPSAANKEYVEAMAKANKGMRANFHSVGAYDGMHLLYESLKKTGGDADGDKLLAAMKGMSWESVRGPVAVDAATRDIVQTVYMRKAELRGAEFYNVEFDQVEKVRDPGV comes from the coding sequence ATGAGCGAGATGATCAACACCCGGCGTCGCCAGGTGATGCTGGCAGGGACTGCGCTGGTCGCAGGGGGAGCGCCCATGCTGGCGCGTGCAGCCGATGTGCTGAAGGTCGGTCTGATCGTGCCCATGTCGGGGCCGTTTGCCTCTACGGGTCGGCAGATCGAAGCGGCGGTGAAGCTGTACCAGCAGAAATATGGTGACAGCGTGGCCGGGCGCAAGGTAGAGATCGTATTGAAGGACGATGGCGGCGTCTCGCCCGATGTGACCAAGCGCCTGGCGCAGGAGCTGGTGTCACGCGAGAAGGCGCAGGTGCTGATGGGCTTCGGCCTGACGCCGCTGGCATTGGCGGCTGCGCCCATTGCGACGCAGGCCAAGGCGCCGATGATCGTGACCGCAGCGGCGACGTCGATCATCCCGCAGCGCTCGCCCTACATCGTGCGCACCGGCTTTACGCTGGCGCAGGTGACTGCGCCGCTGGCCTCGTGGGCGGCGAAGAATGGCATCAAGAGTGTTGTGACCTTTGTCTCCGATTACGGGCCGGGGCTGGATGCGGAGAAGGTGTTCGTGAAGACCTTTGGTGAAGCCGGCGGGAAGGTGATGGAGAGTGTGCGGGTGCCCTTGCGCAATCCGGACTATGCGCCCTTCCTGCAGCGGGTCAAGGACGCCAAGCCGCAGGCTTTGTTTGTCTTTGTGCCTTCCGGTGAGGGGGCGGCGGTGCTGAAGCAGTTCACCGAACGGGGATTGGCGGCGGCGGGGATTCGTCTGATCTGTACCGGCGATGTGCTCGATGATGACCTGATGGCGGGCATCGGTGCTGCGGCCAAGGATGTGGTGAGCAGTCATCACTATTCGGCGGCGCATCCTTCTGCGGCCAACAAGGAGTATGTGGAGGCGATGGCCAAGGCGAACAAGGGGATGCGGGCCAACTTCCATTCCGTGGGGGCTTATGACGGGATGCATCTCTTGTATGAATCCCTCAAGAAGACCGGGGGGGATGCGGATGGGGACAAGCTGCTGGCGGCGATGAAGGGGATGAGCTGGGAGAGTGTGCGGGGGCCGGTTGCCGTCGATGCGGCGACTCGGGATATCGTGCAGACCGTTTATATGCGCAAGGCTGAGTTGCGTGGGGCTGAGTTCTATAACGTGGAGTTTGATCAGGTGGAGAAGGTGCGGGATCCTGGGGTTTGA
- a CDS encoding HD-GYP domain-containing protein, whose translation MLKKIKVGDLVLGMYFCGFEASWLAHPFWKTRFLLSRESDLQQARASGIAYCWIDVSRGRDVAGAAPAKAEAAAAPASPDQSAATHAGADADRASAVALREHAREVTRQMFNAARMGKMVELPQCVALVEEIACSVLRDPNGLLSVLRLKLNDEYTYLHSVSVCALVIGLGRTLGLSEAACREAGLSGYLHDVGKAFIDDEILNKPGKLTAEEFALIKRHPELGYQYLIQTPDMPAYASDVCRHHHERLDGRGYPDALPAESITLYARMTAVCDVYDALTSERPYKHGWDPAEAISQMARWEGHFDRRLLLAFVKTLGIYPVGSLVRLESGVSGVVIRQNPADLTRPVLKVLHLQGPHETTIGGVLDLMAWPRTDTIIGRGDEEWTRLRQQDAAHAHRPRDGAADQQRSC comes from the coding sequence ATGCTCAAGAAAATCAAGGTCGGGGACCTGGTCCTCGGAATGTATTTCTGCGGTTTCGAGGCCAGCTGGCTGGCGCACCCGTTCTGGAAGACGCGCTTCCTGCTCAGCCGCGAGAGCGATCTGCAGCAGGCCCGCGCCAGCGGCATTGCCTATTGCTGGATCGATGTCTCACGCGGGCGGGATGTGGCAGGCGCGGCGCCGGCGAAAGCCGAGGCAGCCGCCGCACCGGCGAGCCCCGACCAGAGCGCCGCCACGCACGCCGGCGCCGACGCCGATCGCGCCAGCGCCGTGGCCCTGCGCGAGCATGCACGCGAAGTCACCCGCCAGATGTTCAACGCCGCCCGCATGGGCAAGATGGTGGAACTGCCGCAGTGCGTGGCATTGGTCGAAGAGATCGCCTGCTCGGTATTGCGCGATCCGAACGGCTTGCTCAGCGTGTTGCGGCTCAAGCTCAATGACGAATATACCTACCTGCATTCGGTGTCGGTCTGCGCGCTGGTGATCGGCCTGGGCCGCACCCTGGGACTGAGCGAGGCGGCCTGCCGCGAAGCCGGACTGAGCGGCTACCTGCATGACGTAGGCAAGGCCTTCATCGATGACGAGATCCTCAACAAGCCCGGCAAGCTGACCGCAGAAGAATTCGCCCTGATCAAGCGGCATCCGGAACTGGGCTACCAATACCTGATCCAGACGCCGGACATGCCGGCCTATGCCAGCGATGTCTGCCGCCATCACCATGAGCGCCTGGATGGACGCGGCTATCCCGATGCGCTGCCGGCCGAGTCGATCACGCTGTATGCGCGCATGACGGCGGTCTGTGATGTCTATGACGCCCTGACCTCGGAGCGGCCCTACAAGCATGGCTGGGATCCGGCTGAAGCGATCTCGCAGATGGCCCGCTGGGAGGGCCACTTCGACCGTCGCCTGCTGCTGGCCTTCGTCAAGACATTGGGGATCTATCCGGTGGGTTCGCTAGTGCGGCTGGAATCGGGCGTATCAGGGGTGGTGATCCGCCAGAACCCGGCGGACCTCACGCGCCCCGTGCTGAAGGTCCTGCATCTGCAGGGACCGCATGAAACCACCATCGGCGGCGTACTCGATCTGATGGCCTGGCCGCGCACGGACACCATCATCGGACGCGGCGATGAAGAATGGACGCGCCTGCGCCAGCAGGATGCGGCCCATGCCCACCGACCGCGCGACGGCGCAGCGGACCAGCAGCGCTCGTGCTAG
- the pcaD gene encoding 3-oxoadipate enol-lactonase, with product MSYDPLDHDFERGMRNRRSVLGDQWVDRSVANATNFNADFQNLITRFAWNEIWGRPGLDHKTRRIIVLAITIALGRWEEFELHVRAGLTADPATRLTPDEMKEVMIQAAVYAGVPAGNTAFTHAQKILREVGEQIGYAVAPQAPAASVHPGVGREGRTASSPALHYTVREPRNGKAPRHTVVLSHALGTDLMMWDGLANQLAADCRVIAYDHRGHGSSEKADGLYSMADLADDAARLLRELDSGPVVWVGLSMGGMVGQELALRHPGLVRALVLANTTSAYPDAAREAWQQRIATVRAEGIEVIADAVMGRYFHEGFRSAQAATVARYRQRLVTTDAVGYVGCCHAVGTVDTAARLGSIRVPTLVIAGELDQGTPVAMAQALVDGISGARLAVIAGASHVSAVEQPALFAELVCGFIDGI from the coding sequence ATGAGCTACGATCCGCTGGACCACGATTTCGAGCGCGGCATGCGCAACCGCCGCAGCGTACTGGGCGACCAATGGGTAGACCGCTCGGTGGCCAATGCCACCAACTTCAATGCCGATTTCCAGAACCTGATCACGCGTTTCGCCTGGAACGAGATCTGGGGCCGTCCCGGCCTGGACCACAAGACCCGCCGCATCATCGTGCTGGCCATCACCATTGCACTGGGCCGCTGGGAAGAATTCGAGCTGCACGTGCGCGCCGGTCTGACCGCTGATCCGGCCACGCGCTTGACGCCCGACGAGATGAAGGAAGTCATGATCCAGGCTGCGGTGTATGCGGGCGTCCCGGCAGGCAATACCGCCTTCACGCACGCGCAGAAGATCCTGCGTGAAGTGGGCGAGCAGATCGGTTACGCAGTGGCGCCGCAAGCGCCGGCTGCGAGCGTGCATCCGGGCGTGGGTCGCGAGGGCCGTACCGCGTCTTCACCGGCATTGCATTACACGGTGCGCGAGCCGCGCAATGGCAAGGCGCCGCGTCATACGGTGGTGCTGTCGCATGCGCTGGGCACTGACTTGATGATGTGGGATGGACTGGCCAATCAGCTGGCAGCCGATTGCCGGGTGATTGCCTATGATCACCGCGGCCATGGCAGCTCGGAGAAGGCCGATGGGCTCTACAGCATGGCTGACCTGGCCGATGATGCGGCGCGGCTCTTGCGTGAGCTCGATAGCGGGCCGGTGGTGTGGGTGGGCTTGTCCATGGGCGGCATGGTGGGGCAAGAGCTGGCCTTGCGGCATCCTGGGCTGGTGCGGGCGCTGGTGCTGGCCAATACGACCTCGGCTTATCCGGATGCGGCGCGCGAGGCCTGGCAGCAGCGGATTGCGACGGTGCGCGCGGAGGGGATCGAGGTGATTGCCGATGCGGTCATGGGGCGCTATTTCCATGAGGGTTTCCGCTCTGCACAGGCGGCTACTGTGGCGCGTTATCGGCAGCGGCTGGTCACGACCGATGCGGTGGGCTATGTGGGGTGCTGTCATGCGGTCGGGACGGTGGATACTGCGGCTCGACTTGGGTCTATCCGGGTGCCGACGCTGGTGATTGCGGGGGAGCTGGATCAGGGGACGCCTGTGGCCATGGCGCAGGCTTTGGTGGACGGCATCTCTGGCGCGCGGCTGGCAGTCATTGCCGGGGCTTCTCATGTCAGTGCGGTTGAGCAGCCTGCTTTGTTTGCTGAACTGGTTTGTGGGTTTATTGATGGGATTTGA
- a CDS encoding ABC transporter ATP-binding protein, which produces MPELLALDRVSAGYGQSIVLEDVSFTMQEGESLALLGRNGVGKTSLLITLMGLTRLHGGSIRWRGGDIARVATHKRAHAGLGWVPQERFMFPSLSVEEHLTVVERGGKWDLQKIYQIFPRLHERRHNMGNQLSGGEQQMLAIARALMVSPSILLLDEPMEGLAPIIVQELLKVIRRLVSEEGMSVIVVEQHARMALSLTQRAIVLDRGRIVHASDSQSLLADGDKLDRLVAVA; this is translated from the coding sequence ATGCCTGAGTTGCTGGCACTGGACAGGGTAAGCGCCGGTTACGGTCAATCCATCGTCCTGGAAGACGTGTCCTTCACGATGCAGGAAGGCGAGAGCCTGGCCCTGCTGGGACGCAATGGCGTGGGCAAGACCAGCCTGCTCATCACCCTCATGGGACTGACCCGCCTGCATGGCGGCAGCATCCGCTGGCGCGGCGGCGATATCGCCCGCGTGGCCACCCACAAGCGCGCCCATGCGGGCCTGGGCTGGGTGCCGCAGGAGCGCTTCATGTTTCCCTCGCTGTCGGTGGAAGAACACCTGACGGTGGTAGAGCGCGGTGGCAAATGGGACCTGCAAAAGATCTATCAGATCTTCCCGCGCCTGCACGAGCGCCGCCACAACATGGGCAACCAGCTCTCGGGTGGCGAGCAGCAGATGCTGGCCATTGCGCGCGCGCTGATGGTCAGCCCCAGCATCCTGCTGCTGGATGAACCGATGGAAGGGCTGGCCCCCATCATCGTGCAGGAACTGCTGAAGGTGATCCGCCGCCTGGTCAGCGAGGAGGGCATGTCGGTCATCGTCGTGGAGCAGCATGCGCGCATGGCGCTGTCGCTGACCCAGCGCGCCATCGTGCTCGACCGTGGTCGCATCGTGCATGCCTCGGACAGCCAGAGCCTGCTGGCCGATGGCGACAAGCTGGACCGGCTGGTCGCGGTGGCTTGA
- a CDS encoding ABC transporter ATP-binding protein, producing MSKQAHQADTTLRTEGLSKRWGSFVANSDISLTFAPGARHALIGPNGAGKTTFINLLTGGFAPSSGRVWFGGEDITALPQHARVKRGMTRTFQINTLFAGLTVLESVVLAIQERRGLQYKWYQTVASQTEVVDEAMALLASLKLAQEANSLTRNLAYGKQRLVEIALALATQPKVLLLDEPAAGIPSAESRELFEVIAQLPREVTIVFIEHDMGLVFRFAERITVLVGGKVLVEGTPAEIAADPRVKEVYLGEAEHA from the coding sequence ATGAGCAAGCAAGCACATCAGGCCGATACCACACTGCGCACCGAAGGCCTGAGCAAGCGTTGGGGCAGCTTCGTGGCCAACAGCGACATCTCGCTGACGTTTGCGCCCGGCGCGCGCCATGCGCTGATCGGGCCCAATGGCGCGGGCAAGACCACCTTCATCAACCTGCTCACCGGCGGCTTTGCGCCCAGCAGCGGCCGGGTCTGGTTCGGCGGCGAGGACATCACCGCGCTGCCCCAGCATGCGCGCGTCAAGCGCGGCATGACCCGCACCTTCCAGATCAATACGCTCTTCGCCGGCCTCACGGTGCTGGAGTCGGTGGTGCTGGCCATCCAGGAGCGGCGCGGCCTGCAATACAAGTGGTACCAGACCGTGGCCAGCCAGACCGAGGTGGTGGACGAAGCCATGGCCTTGCTGGCCTCATTGAAGCTGGCCCAGGAAGCCAACAGCCTCACCCGCAACCTGGCCTACGGCAAGCAGCGCCTGGTCGAGATCGCGCTGGCGCTGGCGACCCAGCCCAAGGTCTTGCTGCTGGACGAACCGGCGGCCGGCATTCCCTCGGCGGAAAGCCGCGAGCTCTTCGAGGTGATCGCGCAATTGCCGCGCGAGGTCACCATCGTCTTCATCGAACATGACATGGGCCTGGTCTTCCGCTTTGCCGAACGCATCACCGTGCTGGTGGGCGGCAAGGTGCTGGTGGAGGGAACACCCGCCGAGATCGCGGCCGATCCGCGCGTTAAGGAAGTCTATCTGGGGGAGGCCGAACATGCCTGA
- a CDS encoding branched-chain amino acid ABC transporter permease: MLGNFLGVLFDGIAYGSLLFLISVGLSVTMGMMNFINLAHGAFAMLGGYVCVTLLNGMGVPFLATLPLAFIAAAIVGLVLERSLYRRLYKASHLDQVLFSIGLTFMAVAGATWQWGPTQQPVVLPDWLRGQISLLGLEVGAYRVFLIGVVVIVTVALGLLIERTRFGAQIRASVDNQVAAAGLGINVSRVFSLTFALGSGLAGLGGGLGIDVLGLDPTFPVKYMVYFLLVVAVGGAGTIKGPLLAALILGVFDVAGKYYVPEIGAFVIYGLMVVLLILFPAGLMRRRG; this comes from the coding sequence ATGCTAGGCAACTTCCTCGGCGTCCTCTTCGATGGCATTGCCTACGGCAGCCTTCTCTTCCTCATCAGCGTGGGCCTGTCGGTGACGATGGGCATGATGAACTTCATCAACCTCGCGCACGGCGCCTTCGCCATGCTGGGCGGCTATGTCTGCGTGACCCTGCTCAACGGCATGGGCGTCCCCTTCCTGGCGACCTTGCCGCTGGCCTTCATCGCCGCGGCCATCGTCGGCCTGGTCCTCGAGCGTTCGCTCTACCGTCGCCTCTACAAGGCCAGCCACCTGGACCAGGTGCTGTTTTCCATCGGCCTGACCTTCATGGCCGTGGCCGGCGCGACCTGGCAGTGGGGACCGACCCAGCAACCGGTGGTGCTGCCGGATTGGCTGCGCGGCCAGATCTCGTTGCTGGGGCTGGAGGTGGGGGCGTACCGGGTCTTCCTGATCGGCGTGGTGGTGATCGTCACGGTGGCGCTGGGCCTGCTGATCGAGCGCACCCGCTTCGGTGCGCAGATCCGCGCCTCGGTCGATAACCAGGTCGCTGCCGCTGGCCTGGGCATCAATGTCAGCCGTGTGTTCAGCCTGACCTTTGCGCTCGGCTCGGGACTGGCCGGTCTCGGTGGCGGACTGGGCATCGATGTGCTGGGACTGGATCCGACCTTCCCGGTCAAGTACATGGTCTACTTCCTGCTGGTGGTGGCCGTGGGCGGGGCCGGCACCATCAAGGGGCCGCTCCTGGCCGCGCTCATCCTGGGCGTGTTCGACGTGGCCGGCAAGTATTATGTGCCGGAGATCGGCGCCTTCGTCATCTATGGCCTGATGGTGGTGCTGCTGATCCTGTTCCCGGCCGGTCTGATGCGGAGGCGCGGATGA
- a CDS encoding LysR family transcriptional regulator — MANFDLNLLPIALAVFEERSVSAAARKLDMSQPAVSVALNKLRSALGDPLFVKTGRGMQPTPRAVSLIGPTREILQRVHAEVLSSDQFTPATTTKRFVLALSDIGELMLLPRLLERIRDEAPHASVVTVTMAPAELVAALESGEVDLAIGYFPDLRNRNFFQQRLFSQDFVCLLRAGHPLPAQKISLEHYQAAGHIVVKAEGRDQPMCERFLLRRKIRRRVVLSTAHFMAIPLLVATSDLVATVPRAFGEFVVRFAGIRLVEPGFEMPMLDLKQHWHRKYHKDAGNAWLRGLAAALFPAGAQRVLCQSSSQRSSCNRASGARL, encoded by the coding sequence ATGGCCAATTTCGATCTCAACCTGCTGCCGATCGCCTTGGCGGTCTTCGAAGAGCGCAGCGTGAGTGCGGCCGCAAGAAAGCTGGACATGAGCCAGCCAGCGGTGAGCGTGGCGCTCAACAAGTTGCGCAGCGCGCTGGGGGACCCGCTGTTCGTGAAGACCGGCCGCGGCATGCAACCTACCCCGCGGGCGGTCAGCCTGATCGGGCCCACCCGCGAGATCCTGCAGCGGGTGCATGCCGAAGTGCTCTCCAGCGACCAGTTCACCCCGGCCACCACCACCAAGCGTTTCGTGCTGGCGCTCTCGGACATTGGCGAGTTGATGCTGCTGCCGCGCTTGCTGGAGCGTATCCGCGATGAAGCGCCACACGCCTCGGTGGTGACGGTGACGATGGCGCCGGCCGAGCTGGTGGCGGCGCTGGAGAGTGGCGAAGTCGATCTGGCGATCGGATATTTTCCCGACCTCAGGAACAGGAATTTCTTCCAGCAGCGCTTGTTCTCGCAAGATTTCGTCTGCCTGCTGCGCGCCGGGCATCCCTTGCCGGCGCAGAAGATCAGCCTGGAGCACTATCAGGCGGCAGGGCATATCGTGGTCAAGGCCGAGGGACGCGACCAGCCCATGTGCGAGCGCTTCCTGCTCCGCCGCAAGATCCGGCGGCGGGTGGTGCTCTCGACGGCGCACTTCATGGCCATCCCCTTGCTGGTGGCGACTTCCGATCTGGTGGCCACGGTGCCGCGCGCCTTCGGTGAGTTCGTCGTGCGCTTTGCCGGGATCCGGCTGGTCGAACCGGGCTTCGAGATGCCCATGCTGGACCTGAAGCAGCACTGGCACCGCAAGTATCACAAGGATGCCGGCAATGCCTGGCTGCGTGGCCTGGCGGCCGCCCTGTTCCCTGCCGGCGCACAGCGTGTGCTGTGTCAGTCTTCGTCGCAGCGCTCGTCCTGCAACCGGGCCAGCGGTGCGCGGCTCTGA
- a CDS encoding branched-chain amino acid ABC transporter permease yields MKSVNTPNTPNPSAMQPVLRLPNDRWTLLEILFWLLPVAAYFIFPDYLVLISQIMIVGLFAVSLDLILGYAGIVSLGHAAFFGLGAYTAGLLAVHGWGEPITGLLLAAVVAAIAGFLVSFLVVRGADLTRLMVTLGIGLMLFEAANKAAFITGGVDGLSGMVMGKIFGVFEFDLNGRVAYGYSFAVLLLLFVILRRLVNSPFGLGLRGIREGGRRMPAIGADVNRRLVVIFTVAAAVAGVAGALLAQTTQFVGLDVLGFPRSAELLIILVLGGTGRLYGGLVGALVYMLAQDYLSGLNPAYWQFWIGLLLIVIVLFARGGLLGGLAVLRDKFFKGGRA; encoded by the coding sequence ATGAAGAGCGTCAATACCCCCAATACCCCCAACCCGTCGGCCATGCAGCCTGTGCTGCGGCTGCCCAATGACCGCTGGACGCTGCTGGAGATCCTCTTCTGGCTCTTGCCGGTGGCGGCCTATTTCATCTTCCCTGATTACCTGGTGCTGATCAGCCAGATCATGATCGTGGGCCTGTTTGCGGTGTCGCTGGACCTGATCCTGGGCTATGCCGGCATCGTCTCGCTGGGCCATGCCGCCTTCTTCGGCCTGGGCGCCTATACAGCGGGCCTGCTGGCCGTGCATGGCTGGGGCGAGCCGATCACCGGCCTGCTGCTGGCCGCCGTGGTGGCGGCGATCGCCGGTTTCCTGGTGAGTTTCCTGGTGGTGCGCGGGGCTGACCTGACGCGCCTGATGGTGACCCTGGGCATCGGCCTGATGCTCTTCGAGGCAGCCAACAAGGCGGCCTTCATCACCGGCGGCGTGGATGGCCTGTCCGGCATGGTGATGGGCAAGATCTTCGGCGTCTTCGAGTTCGACCTCAATGGCCGCGTCGCCTATGGCTACAGTTTTGCGGTGCTGTTGCTGCTCTTCGTGATCCTGCGGCGGCTGGTGAATTCGCCCTTCGGCCTGGGCCTGCGCGGCATCCGCGAGGGTGGCCGTCGCATGCCGGCCATCGGTGCGGACGTCAATCGTCGCCTGGTGGTGATCTTCACCGTGGCGGCGGCGGTTGCCGGTGTGGCCGGTGCGTTGCTGGCCCAGACCACGCAGTTCGTCGGACTCGATGTGCTGGGTTTCCCGCGCTCGGCCGAGCTGCTCATCATCCTGGTGCTGGGCGGCACCGGCCGCCTCTATGGCGGGCTGGTCGGGGCGCTGGTCTACATGCTGGCGCAGGATTACCTGTCCGGGCTCAACCCGGCCTACTGGCAATTCTGGATCGGCCTGTTGCTGATCGTGATCGTGCTGTTCGCACGCGGCGGGCTGCTGGGGGGATTGGCCGTGCTGCGTGACAAGTTCTTCAAGGGAGGTCGCGCATGA
- a CDS encoding MarR family winged helix-turn-helix transcriptional regulator, whose translation MSRPPSHSDESPLTDLYEHPGHLLRRAQQISVSIFHDEIGGVVTPVQYAILRMLSNHPGIDQVTLAGLVAIDTSTGATVCARLEEKGLLLREVIPHNRRQRALRTTAAGEALLEELTPGLQRLRKRILAPLEEAEQRQFMALLDKLVQLNNPQSRAPLARLQDERCDED comes from the coding sequence ATGTCCAGACCTCCCAGCCACAGCGACGAAAGCCCTCTGACCGATCTCTACGAGCATCCCGGCCACTTGTTGCGGCGGGCGCAACAGATCTCGGTCTCGATCTTCCATGACGAGATCGGCGGAGTGGTCACGCCGGTGCAGTATGCGATCCTGCGCATGCTGTCCAATCACCCCGGCATCGACCAGGTGACGCTGGCCGGACTGGTGGCCATCGATACCTCCACCGGCGCGACGGTCTGCGCCCGGCTGGAAGAAAAAGGCCTGCTGCTGCGCGAGGTGATCCCGCACAATCGCCGCCAGCGTGCGCTGCGCACCACGGCGGCCGGCGAAGCCTTGCTGGAAGAACTGACCCCGGGCCTGCAGCGGCTGCGCAAGCGGATCCTGGCTCCGCTGGAGGAGGCCGAGCAGCGCCAGTTCATGGCCTTGCTGGACAAGCTGGTGCAGTTGAACAATCCTCAGAGCCGCGCACCGCTGGCCCGGTTGCAGGACGAGCGCTGCGACGAAGACTGA